The DNA region AGGTCTTGATATTGAAATCGACCCAAGGATTATCCGGCTGCAGGAAGCTGTAGCCGAGCGTGAAGGTGTTCGCCGTCACATCATCCTTGAAGCGCGATCCCGCCGTGCTCGTGCCGTTATTCTTGAACTGATAGTCCTGGATCAGGGCGGTGGCGCTGATCCGTTGGCCTTCGCCCGGCTGGACATTGAGCTTCATCAGGCCGCCGGTGAGCTCGTTGCCGGTGTCCGGCACCTTGGTGCCGTCGCCATCCTTGTAGCTCGTGGAGTTGCGGTAGACGAGCTGGCCGAAGACGTCGGCGAAGCAACCGAGTCGCGCGGCGCCGGCCGTGCTGTTGAGAACGCCCGCGCCGTTCGAGCCGATACCCAGCCTCTGCACCACCCCGTATGTCTCGTCCGGGTTGAGGATATCGTCGATGCCGCGGCTGCGCAGCGACACCACGCCGCCGATGGCGCCGGAGCCATAGATATTGGCAATCGGGCCACGGACCACATCGGCCTGGCCGATGAATTCCGGGTCGAGATAGAAGGTGCCGTTGGCGTTGTGGCCGGAGATTTGATAATCCTGGCGCGCCCCGTCGACGAGCACGTTGACCCGCCCGAAATTCTGCAAGCCGCGAATATTGATGGATTGCCCGGGATCGTTCTGGCTCTCCTGGGCGCTCACGCCCGGCATGTTGCGCACGAGATCGGCGATGCTCGAGGGCTGCAATCGCTCCACGTCCTGACGCGTGGCAATACTCGCTCCGCCGAGCACGTCGACCGTCGATTGCCCGGTCTTGGTCGCCGTCACGGTGATGGCGTCGAGATCGACGGTGCCGCCTGCCGTGGCGCGCGGCAATGGTTCTGCTTGAGAGATGGGTTCTGCTCGAGAGATGGGCTTTGCTTGCGAGACGGGCTTTGCTGGCGAGGTTCCTGCCTGTGCGGGCGAGGTCGCCTGCTGCGCCAGCGCCGGCGGGATGGCCGCGAGCGCGATGCCGGTCGCCGCCGTCAACATCAGGCCGACGCGCCGCCCGCCCGCCCGCAATCCACCGATGCCGTGATCGCATTTGACCGGCGCCTGCCGGACATCCCCGCGAACCTCTTCCCCGTCCCCACGCGCATACGCGTCGCTCATCAAGATCAAGCCCCAACCTGTGGTGTTGCTGGCTGGCTGGCAGGGGCGGCCCGAGGGGCGCCGACGGCTGGCTCGCTGGTTCGCGCGCCTCGTCTCGAAGCGCGTCTTGACCTCGACTAGTAAAACGCCGTACCAGTGTCAACAATCTTTAGGATATGTGATTTATTCTAATTCTAAAGAACAGTATTCCGGTTCTGATGCAGAGCAGATGCAGTTTTGATTTGTTCTAAACTTGAGTTGAACATGACACAGGCTTTGCCACATTCGACCGATCCGAACCCGCCATCTCCCCCGTGGCGCGAGCCGCCCGTCATCGATGTGCGCACGCTGGTGGGGGAGGGGAAGGAGGCGGTGATCGTGCATGGCGGGCAACGCTACCGCCTGCGCATCACGGCGAATGACAAGCTCATCTTGACGAAGTGACGCCGATGACGAAGCAAGAAGATTTGACAAAGCAAGCAGGACTGGCCTCGATCGAGGCGGCGGGGCCTCGCGGCGCATCTCGACGCCGGCTGATGGTCGCCGGCCTTGCGGCAGCGGGCTTGCTGCTCGCCGGCTTCGGCAGCCACACAGTGTTCCTGGGATCGGCGAAGGCGCAAGCCCCTGAGCGGATCATGGCGCTCGGTGGCGCGGTGACCGAGATCCTCTACGCGCTCTCTTTGCAGGACCGCATCGTCGGCCTCGACACGACGAGCCTCTACCCGCCGCAGGCGCTCAAGGACAAGCCGAATGTCGGCTATCTGCGCGCCGTATCGGCCGAGGGCATCTTGTCGCTGCGGCCGAGCCTCGTCATCGCCCTCGACGGCGCCGGCCCTGCCGATGCGCTGAAGCTCGTGGCGGATGCCGGCGTGCCGATCATGCGCCTTCCCGAGGATCCGACGCAGGACGGCGTCATCGCCCGCATCGAGGCCGTCGGCCGCCTCGTCGGCGCCGAGCAATCGGCCGGCCGGCTGGCGAACCGGACGCGTGCCGGATTTGCGCAACTCGAGGCGCTCCGCTCGCGTCTCGGCCGGAAGGTGCGGGTGCTGTTCCTGCTCAGCCTGCAGAACGGTCGACCGGTGGTCGCAGGACGCAAGACCACGGCTGACGGCATGATCGGGCTTGCCGGCGCCGTCAACGCCGCCGACATGATCCAGGGCTTCAAGCCGATGACCGAGGAGGCCGTGATCGCGGCGGCTCCGGATGCGATCGTGATGATGAGCAATGCGGGCGTCACGCTCGGCAGCGACGAGGTGTTCTCGCAGCCCGCTTTCGCCGCCACGCCTGCCGCCCGCAACCGCGTCTTCATCAGCATGGACGGGCTCTATCTCCTCGGCTTCGGCCCGCGCACGCCGGAGGCGGCGCGCGACCTGATGAGCGCGCTCTATCCGGAGTTCAACTTGCCGCCCCTCGACTTGCCAGCCTACGGGCCGACCACGCCCGAGGCGGCACGGTGACAGCGATGAGCCTTGCCGGCGACGCTCCGACAGAGATCGTGCGCGCGGTCGCGTTTCGCCGTCGGCGTCTCTGGGTCGCCTTCTCGATCCTGAGCATCGCGATGATCGGCCTTGCGATCGTCTCGATGGGGCAGGGTGCGATGCAGGTGGCGCCCGGCCGCGTCCTTGCCATCCTGTCCTCGACGCGTGCTCCCGATGCGAGAGCGGCGAGCGACGTGCTGGTGGTCCTCGATATCCGCCTGCCGCGCACCTTGCTGGCGCTGGCGATCGGGGCGGGCCTTTCGGTCTCGGGCGCGCTGATGCAGGGCCTGTTCCGCAACCCGCTCGCCGACCCTGCGCTGCTCGGCGTGTCGGGCGGGGCCGGGCTTGCGGTCGCGGCAGCGATCGTGCTCGGCGACACCGCGCCCTTGCGCGCCTTCAACCATGCCGGGTTTGCGCTCTTGCCGGCCGGCGCCTTCCTCGGGGCGCTCTCGGCGATGCTGATCCTCTATTTGATCGCCACGCGCCAGGGGCGCACCTCGACCGCCACCATGCTGCTTGCCGGCGTAGCGCTGGCGGCGCTTTCGGCCTCGCTGACCGGGCTGCTCGCCTTTCTGAGCGATGACCGGCAATTGCGCGATCTCACCTTCTGGACGCTGGGCTCGCTCGGCGGAGCGAGCTGGGCGAAGCTTGTGGTCATCGCGCCGCTGATCCTGGCGATGCTCGCCCTCGCGCTGTTTCTGGGCCGGGGGTTGA from Rhizobiales bacterium GAS188 includes:
- a CDS encoding Hemin uptake protein HemP, translated to MTQALPHSTDPNPPSPPWREPPVIDVRTLVGEGKEAVIVHGGQRYRLRITANDKLILTK
- a CDS encoding iron complex transport system substrate-binding protein encodes the protein MVAGLAAAGLLLAGFGSHTVFLGSAKAQAPERIMALGGAVTEILYALSLQDRIVGLDTTSLYPPQALKDKPNVGYLRAVSAEGILSLRPSLVIALDGAGPADALKLVADAGVPIMRLPEDPTQDGVIARIEAVGRLVGAEQSAGRLANRTRAGFAQLEALRSRLGRKVRVLFLLSLQNGRPVVAGRKTTADGMIGLAGAVNAADMIQGFKPMTEEAVIAAAPDAIVMMSNAGVTLGSDEVFSQPAFAATPAARNRVFISMDGLYLLGFGPRTPEAARDLMSALYPEFNLPPLDLPAYGPTTPEAAR
- a CDS encoding iron complex transport system permease protein, with protein sequence MTAMSLAGDAPTEIVRAVAFRRRRLWVAFSILSIAMIGLAIVSMGQGAMQVAPGRVLAILSSTRAPDARAASDVLVVLDIRLPRTLLALAIGAGLSVSGALMQGLFRNPLADPALLGVSGGAGLAVAAAIVLGDTAPLRAFNHAGFALLPAGAFLGALSAMLILYLIATRQGRTSTATMLLAGVALAALSASLTGLLAFLSDDRQLRDLTFWTLGSLGGASWAKLVVIAPLILAMLALALFLGRGLNALAFGEAAAFHLGIPVQMLKVAAILVTSVTVGASVAAAGMISFVGIVAPHLVRLLVGAEHRALLPLSALFGASLLTGADILARTIVAPAELPIGILTAGMGAPFFLWLLLRRARSLDL